From the Flavobacterium galactosidilyticum genome, one window contains:
- a CDS encoding acyltransferase family protein, translating into MIKPGLVRFVLATLVVLFHITKFIFIGHLAVFCFFVLSGYWVSLMYETKYSDTKQPILVFYCSRIFRLLPVYYLVSIFTFLMLFLFDSKSFEILDFSSVSGISFLIVNFFLLGYNQLIFAPLVPAWSLDIELQFYFLVPMLLVFMKQRNTRILFIIISFFLAFVFSFLMPELFLSKSIFKFLVYFLIGIEIYKSKIEFKPKIELSFNLLFTGILLVHYLVPDLFAMVKLPNSSYNEFFNILGSFLLIPLLANSVLRKSDSRDIMLGGMSYVLYLSHWMFIIPYNYYIQELTKIDRIPYTLAYLFVTFLFSFLVYQYYDLPLDTLRKKWILNRM; encoded by the coding sequence ATGATTAAACCAGGTTTAGTTCGTTTTGTTTTAGCCACATTAGTCGTCCTTTTTCATATTACTAAGTTTATTTTTATTGGACATCTAGCTGTATTTTGTTTCTTTGTACTAAGTGGATACTGGGTGTCTTTGATGTATGAAACTAAATATAGTGATACAAAACAACCAATACTAGTTTTTTATTGTAGTAGAATTTTTCGTTTGCTTCCAGTTTATTATTTAGTAAGTATTTTTACCTTTTTAATGCTTTTTCTATTTGATTCTAAATCTTTTGAAATATTAGATTTTAGTTCTGTAAGCGGTATTAGTTTTTTAATTGTAAACTTTTTTTTGTTAGGTTATAATCAGCTGATTTTTGCGCCATTAGTTCCAGCTTGGTCACTGGATATCGAATTACAATTTTATTTTTTAGTACCAATGCTTTTGGTGTTTATGAAACAAAGAAACACAAGGATATTATTTATAATTATCAGTTTTTTTTTAGCATTTGTATTTTCATTTTTGATGCCGGAATTGTTTTTGAGTAAATCAATATTTAAATTTTTAGTTTATTTTTTGATAGGTATAGAAATTTATAAATCTAAGATAGAATTTAAACCAAAGATTGAATTGTCATTCAACCTTTTATTTACAGGGATTTTATTGGTACATTATCTGGTACCTGATTTATTTGCTATGGTTAAATTGCCAAATAGCAGTTACAATGAATTTTTTAATATTTTAGGTTCTTTTCTTTTAATACCACTACTCGCAAATAGTGTGTTAAGGAAAAGTGATTCAAGAGACATAATGCTAGGTGGTATGTCATATGTATTATATTTAAGTCATTGGATGTTTATAATACCCTATAATTATTATATACAAGAACTCACTAAAATAGATAGAATTCCTTATACATTAGCTTATTTATTTGTCACTTTTTTGTTTTCATTTTTGGTTTATCAATATTATGATCTGCCACTAGATACATTAAGAAAAAAATGGATTTTAAATAGAATGTAA
- a CDS encoding lipopolysaccharide biosynthesis protein, with translation MIHKVKNHPKYGIAKHWGKLIGITGGAQLIIQVLGFASGILIIRLLPLEEYAFYTLANTMLGTMTMLADGGISTGVMSQGGKVWQDREKLGVILATGLDLRRKFAIASILLASPILIYLLLHNGASWLTTILIVASLIPAFFAALSDSLLEIVPKLHQNIYPLQMNQVGVGLGRLILTGLTIFIFPWTFAAILAGGIPRIYGNINLRKIADNFIDSKQTTDPIIQKEILIVVKRIMPGAIYYCLSGQITIWLISLFGNSMSVAQIGAIGRVSLLLGVFTSIFSTLLVPRFARQKNDYKVLLNQFLMNVLLLIVICIIIVLVISTFSTQFLWILGKNYKGLDSALILNTVGSCLALITGLLFSLSSSRGWLMNPYIYIVANLISIVIGILLFDISSLIGILWFNIFISIIQVIIYGSYTLFKIHKIRSILFNNF, from the coding sequence ATGATACATAAGGTAAAGAATCATCCAAAATACGGTATTGCAAAGCATTGGGGTAAATTAATTGGTATTACAGGAGGGGCACAATTGATTATTCAAGTTCTAGGATTTGCAAGTGGAATTTTGATTATACGATTATTACCTCTAGAAGAATATGCATTTTACACCTTAGCGAATACCATGTTAGGAACTATGACAATGTTAGCTGATGGAGGTATTTCTACAGGTGTAATGTCACAAGGTGGAAAAGTTTGGCAAGATAGGGAAAAACTAGGTGTGATTTTGGCTACTGGACTAGACTTGCGTCGTAAGTTTGCTATCGCAAGTATTCTATTGGCATCTCCCATCTTAATATATCTGTTGTTGCATAATGGTGCCAGTTGGTTGACAACTATATTAATTGTTGCTTCTTTGATTCCTGCTTTTTTCGCTGCCTTGTCCGATTCTTTGTTAGAAATTGTTCCGAAACTTCATCAGAATATATATCCGTTACAAATGAACCAAGTGGGCGTAGGTTTAGGACGTCTTATTTTAACTGGACTGACTATTTTTATTTTTCCATGGACGTTTGCTGCTATCTTAGCCGGAGGAATTCCTCGAATTTATGGAAATATAAATCTAAGAAAGATTGCTGATAATTTTATAGATAGTAAGCAAACAACAGATCCAATTATTCAAAAAGAGATTTTAATCGTTGTTAAGCGTATAATGCCAGGAGCAATATATTATTGTCTGTCGGGACAAATTACTATTTGGTTGATTTCACTATTTGGAAATTCTATGTCTGTTGCACAAATTGGAGCAATAGGAAGAGTGTCTCTTTTATTAGGAGTTTTTACATCAATATTTTCGACTTTATTAGTTCCTCGTTTTGCCCGACAAAAGAATGATTATAAAGTGCTTTTAAACCAGTTTTTAATGAATGTATTACTTTTAATAGTTATATGTATTATAATAGTTTTAGTTATTTCAACATTTTCTACTCAATTCTTATGGATATTAGGTAAAAATTATAAAGGTTTAGATTCAGCACTTATTTTAAATACAGTAGGTAGTTGTCTGGCACTAATTACGGGACTTTTGTTTTCTCTAAGTTCTAGTCGAGGATGGCTAATGAATCCTTACATATATATTGTGGCTAATTTAATCAGTATTGTTATTGGTATTTTGCTTTTTGATATTTCAAGTTTAATTGGTATTCTTTGGTTTAATATATTTATATCAATAATTCAAGTTATAATATATGGATCCTATACACTATTTAAGATTCATAAAATAAGATCTATTTTATTTAATAATTTTTAA
- a CDS encoding glycosyltransferase family 2 protein, with protein MISPLVSICIPVYNAAKYIEETINCFLLQSYQNIEILVQDDYSNDGTWELMNSLFHNITKVKLYRNEKNLGIGPNWNNVYDHARGEYVVIANADDLHKPSFIEKGVQKLSDSKIDFVSFKYKVLFEKTGILEYTSQNEFLKSGYVENSFEKIVFTNPFHIVFTMFRKNKLDEIKLNGKLFLDTQVCDAELMLRYGEKSTLYYCDEVIGYYRIHETNNSSIPLGEKKSYYFVVLPIWHTRLIKAFGFKFRKGLLVGLVRYCKSMIKGSSPWDFKLFFTMVRSIMA; from the coding sequence ATGATTAGTCCATTAGTATCTATTTGTATACCTGTATATAACGCAGCAAAATATATTGAAGAAACAATAAATTGTTTTCTTTTACAATCTTATCAAAATATAGAGATATTAGTACAAGATGATTATTCAAATGATGGAACTTGGGAGTTAATGAATAGTTTATTCCATAATATAACTAAAGTAAAATTATATAGAAATGAAAAAAATCTTGGAATTGGACCTAATTGGAATAATGTTTATGATCATGCTAGAGGAGAATATGTTGTCATTGCAAATGCAGATGATCTTCATAAGCCTTCCTTTATAGAAAAAGGAGTACAGAAATTATCAGATTCTAAAATAGATTTTGTTTCGTTTAAGTATAAAGTGCTTTTTGAAAAAACAGGGATACTAGAATATACCAGCCAAAATGAGTTTTTAAAATCGGGATATGTTGAAAATTCATTTGAAAAAATTGTCTTTACTAATCCTTTTCATATTGTTTTTACGATGTTTAGAAAAAATAAATTAGATGAAATCAAATTGAATGGTAAGTTATTTTTAGATACTCAAGTTTGTGATGCTGAATTAATGTTACGTTATGGTGAAAAAAGTACTTTGTACTATTGTGATGAAGTAATAGGTTATTACAGAATTCATGAAACCAACAATTCAAGTATACCACTAGGCGAAAAAAAAAGTTATTATTTTGTTGTTCTCCCTATTTGGCATACTAGACTGATTAAAGCATTTGGTTTTAAATTTAGAAAAGGTCTATTAGTTGGTTTAGTAAGATATTGTAAATCAATGATTAAAGGCAGTAGTCCTTGGGATTTTAAGCTGTTTTTTACTATGGTTCGATCCATAATGGCTTAA
- a CDS encoding DUF1919 domain-containing protein, giving the protein MDSNFCVISNNCWGAELYIERGIQYNTPFVGLFIPPIQFVKMVDNLPLYLKCKLVFIKETKFIEYEKLHAKNKYPIALLGDIEIHFMHYKDEDEASEKWIRRLSRMPQDSSNWFVKACDGEIINWKEYASLWNSIQYSKVFFSAKKRIDINNLVHIAESFNDYVTDGKALYKLSKDYFDVDKWINSKGELWCVKKISTKRYLKFLFVKLKYKKGKLW; this is encoded by the coding sequence ATGGATAGTAATTTTTGTGTCATTTCAAATAATTGTTGGGGAGCTGAATTATATATTGAGCGAGGAATTCAATATAATACACCTTTTGTAGGATTATTTATTCCACCCATACAGTTTGTTAAAATGGTAGATAATCTGCCGTTATATCTAAAATGTAAATTGGTTTTTATAAAAGAAACTAAGTTTATAGAATATGAAAAATTACACGCAAAAAACAAATATCCTATTGCTTTGCTCGGCGATATCGAGATTCATTTTATGCATTACAAAGATGAAGATGAAGCAAGTGAAAAATGGATAAGGCGTTTATCAAGAATGCCACAAGATTCATCTAATTGGTTTGTTAAAGCTTGTGATGGAGAAATAATTAATTGGAAAGAATATGCATCGTTATGGAATTCAATTCAATATAGTAAAGTTTTCTTTTCGGCTAAAAAAAGAATTGATATTAATAATTTGGTCCATATTGCTGAATCTTTTAATGATTATGTAACTGATGGAAAGGCCTTGTATAAATTATCAAAGGATTATTTTGATGTTGACAAATGGATTAATTCAAAAGGAGAGTTATGGTGTGTAAAGAAGATTTCAACTAAACGATATTTGAAATTCCTATTTGTCAAACTTAAATATAAAAAAGGGAAGTTATGGTAG
- a CDS encoding glycosyltransferase translates to MVGISIIVCCYNSVNRLKPTIEHLLNQVDIHPSQWEVLIIDNASTDKTSEVASALWENGKKENSPNFKIIKEPTPGLSAARLCGIKNSVFDFVLFCDDDNWLSKNYLSDAFSIIDNNLEVGIIGGYGVPVFEGKEPPYFWENQHHTLAVGSQYIEEGDITNTRKVVYGAGMILNKNAFLKLINNYQFVFQSTDRIGSSLISSGDHELCLALIMIGYKISWTKKLQFSHYIPKNRTEINYYKKLFLGFGLSGPMLIGYSLDKKFPKSINNDFRYIAGRNIKNIIFTYTKILFHRNILKKSDYEILDLTQDLYSSIGSFKTTIKVKNTYRDSFIDSMLFKNSKI, encoded by the coding sequence ATGGTAGGTATAAGTATAATAGTTTGTTGTTATAATAGTGTTAATAGGTTAAAACCAACTATTGAGCATTTATTAAATCAGGTTGATATACATCCAAGTCAGTGGGAGGTATTAATAATTGATAATGCATCAACTGATAAAACATCTGAAGTTGCTAGCGCTTTGTGGGAAAATGGTAAAAAAGAAAACAGCCCCAATTTTAAAATAATTAAAGAACCAACACCTGGTTTATCTGCAGCTAGATTATGCGGTATAAAGAATTCAGTTTTTGATTTTGTATTGTTTTGTGATGATGATAATTGGTTATCAAAAAACTACTTATCAGATGCATTTTCCATTATAGATAATAATTTGGAAGTTGGTATAATTGGGGGATATGGAGTTCCTGTTTTTGAAGGAAAAGAACCACCTTACTTTTGGGAAAATCAACATCATACTTTGGCAGTTGGTTCACAATATATTGAAGAAGGCGATATAACAAATACTCGAAAAGTAGTATATGGAGCTGGAATGATTTTAAATAAAAATGCTTTTTTAAAATTGATAAATAATTATCAATTTGTGTTTCAATCTACAGATAGAATAGGATCATCATTAATTAGTAGTGGAGATCATGAGTTGTGTTTAGCTTTAATAATGATTGGTTATAAAATTTCATGGACTAAAAAATTACAATTTTCTCATTATATCCCCAAAAATAGAACAGAAATTAATTATTATAAAAAATTATTTTTAGGATTTGGACTCTCTGGTCCTATGCTTATTGGCTATTCTTTAGATAAAAAATTTCCAAAAAGTATAAATAATGATTTTAGATATATTGCAGGTAGAAATATTAAAAATATAATATTTACTTATACTAAAATTTTATTTCATCGAAATATTCTTAAAAAAAGTGATTATGAGATTTTAGATCTAACACAAGATTTATATTCAAGTATAGGTAGTTTTAAAACGACTATTAAAGTTAAGAATACTTATAGAGATAGCTTTATAGATTCTATGTTATTTAAAAATTCAAAAATATAA
- a CDS encoding glycosyltransferase family 2 protein, whose amino-acid sequence MKKISICIPTYSRLNYLIELVNSCLNQSYSDFEICISQDCTPKGLVQEIKEYCEYLVSKYPYIVRYVAQDKNLGIAGNWNFLVEMANGEYIFMPGDDDLIAPDFLEKMLAPPNLSADVIFCDQIFIDSNGEKLVDITIELNYIYKRDILLSGIVKEPVKRVLQNSIPMSSAIIKRICFLTLSFDNRINTPELEVFLKIALGGGKFIFVNEQLAFYRMHQGSATSSGLSIGQFLSNIMDIEIPEEYFSDKYKLIINAIVPGINNALSNGNVEVAKKLYNSEFYPRKNVTIRILQGLLLLFPNYISKFILDYRKSYL is encoded by the coding sequence ATGAAAAAAATATCTATATGTATTCCAACCTATTCAAGGTTAAATTATCTGATAGAATTAGTCAATTCTTGTTTAAATCAAAGTTATAGTGATTTTGAAATTTGCATTTCTCAAGACTGTACACCTAAAGGATTGGTTCAGGAAATTAAAGAATACTGTGAATATTTGGTATCAAAATACCCATATATTGTTAGGTATGTTGCTCAAGATAAAAATTTGGGGATAGCTGGAAATTGGAATTTCTTGGTAGAAATGGCAAATGGAGAATATATTTTTATGCCAGGGGATGATGATTTGATTGCTCCTGATTTTTTAGAAAAGATGCTTGCACCTCCAAATTTAAGTGCTGATGTTATTTTTTGTGATCAAATTTTTATTGATAGTAATGGTGAAAAGTTGGTTGATATTACCATAGAACTCAATTATATATATAAAAGAGACATACTCTTAAGTGGAATTGTCAAAGAGCCAGTTAAAAGAGTACTTCAAAATTCTATACCGATGTCTTCTGCAATAATTAAACGTATTTGTTTTTTAACATTATCTTTTGATAACAGAATTAACACACCGGAATTAGAAGTTTTTTTAAAAATAGCCTTAGGCGGTGGGAAATTTATTTTTGTTAATGAACAATTAGCTTTTTATCGAATGCATCAAGGTTCAGCAACATCATCAGGACTGTCGATTGGTCAATTTTTATCTAATATTATGGATATTGAAATTCCTGAAGAGTATTTTTCTGATAAATATAAATTGATAATTAATGCAATAGTACCAGGTATAAATAATGCTTTAAGTAATGGAAATGTTGAAGTTGCTAAAAAATTATATAATAGTGAATTTTATCCAAGAAAAAATGTAACCATAAGAATCTTGCAAGGGCTACTATTATTATTTCCCAATTATATTTCGAAGTTTATTTTGGACTATCGTAAAAGCTACCTATGA
- a CDS encoding glycosyltransferase family 4 protein, translated as MKILVSHPTLNANSKNLVIGLLKNKLLFKLFTAVAIFPGQLLYKLGNNPKLKDLKRRNLEKDWQPYTRSNSFFEFGRLLASKFHLENLVKHEKGYFSVDSVYKKHDLWVANNLDQVKKEGLSGIYGYEDGSLATFTKAKKLGIKCIYDLPIGYYKSALLLMKNEFDDNPDWSSTLIGFNDSPEKLNKKDQELSMADVIFVASSFTKKTLQYYSGNLTEIKVIPYGFPEVNFKKLYKPIEGRKLKVLFVGGLSQRKGLSYLFDAVEGLQNKLELTVVGHKVVSDCNALNKALDQHHWMPSLSHDQVLMCMREHDVLVFPSLFEGFGLVITEAMSQGVPVITTDRTAGPDLIKHGEDGWIVSPSSSMAIKEVLLTILEKPELLKQFGLAAQAKAKSRPWSVYGQEMADAISSLKIS; from the coding sequence ATGAAGATACTAGTATCTCATCCCACTTTAAATGCAAATTCAAAAAATTTAGTAATTGGTTTATTGAAAAATAAATTACTTTTTAAATTGTTTACAGCTGTTGCAATATTTCCAGGTCAACTATTATATAAGTTGGGTAACAATCCAAAATTAAAAGATTTAAAAAGAAGAAATTTAGAGAAAGACTGGCAACCTTACACTCGATCAAACTCTTTTTTTGAGTTTGGACGTTTATTAGCTTCAAAATTTCATTTAGAGAATTTGGTAAAACACGAAAAAGGCTATTTTTCTGTTGACAGTGTTTATAAAAAACACGATTTATGGGTTGCTAATAATTTGGATCAAGTAAAAAAAGAGGGATTATCAGGAATATATGGATATGAAGATGGTTCATTAGCCACTTTTACAAAAGCCAAAAAATTGGGAATTAAATGCATTTATGACCTGCCTATTGGTTATTATAAGAGTGCTCTTTTACTGATGAAAAATGAATTTGATGATAATCCTGATTGGTCCAGTACACTTATAGGTTTTAATGATTCACCAGAAAAGTTGAATAAAAAAGACCAAGAATTATCCATGGCAGATGTTATTTTTGTTGCAAGTAGTTTTACAAAAAAAACATTGCAATACTATTCTGGAAATTTGACAGAAATAAAAGTAATTCCATACGGTTTTCCTGAGGTGAATTTTAAAAAATTATATAAACCAATAGAAGGTCGTAAACTAAAAGTTTTATTTGTAGGAGGATTATCACAGAGAAAAGGACTTTCTTATTTGTTTGATGCAGTAGAAGGATTACAAAATAAATTAGAATTAACTGTTGTGGGGCATAAAGTAGTTTCTGATTGTAATGCTTTGAATAAAGCTTTAGATCAGCATCATTGGATGCCGTCATTGTCTCATGATCAAGTACTAATGTGTATGCGTGAACATGATGTTTTAGTTTTTCCTTCTCTTTTTGAAGGTTTTGGTTTGGTGATTACAGAAGCAATGTCACAAGGAGTTCCTGTTATTACGACTGATCGAACAGCAGGACCTGATTTAATCAAGCATGGTGAAGATGGATGGATTGTATCACCTAGCTCTTCAATGGCAATAAAAGAAGTTTTATTAACTATTCTAGAAAAACCAGAGCTATTGAAACAATTCGGACTGGCTGCACAAGCAAAGGCAAAAAGTAGACCATGGTCAGTTTATGGGCAAGAAATGGCAGATGCAATTTCATCTTTAAAAATTTCCTAA
- a CDS encoding glycosyltransferase — protein sequence MKIILFTHPDFLNHQSMPRFAKMISGGLKQKGHEVKEWSPKAYFFKLALGKPFLEKWLGYLDQYLVFPISIKVKLLSCSSDTLFVFADNALGIWVPLVKKRFHVVHCHDFLAQQSAFGMLPENIIGLTGKYYQKFIHWGYDKAKNFISISIKTQKDLHVLLTKAPKISKVVYNGLNQNFQPIKNKIILRELLTNKYKIDLSKGYILHVGGNAFYKNKLGVLEIYDQWAKDFTANIPLILVGEPPSVELINFKEKSIVSKSIYFMKNINDFHLRQFYQGASVLLFPSSYEGFGWPIVEAMASGTLVITTNEYPMKEVAADAGFYIPKKIFNSQAVIKWKSVAAKELEKVMQLTPEQIILAEQKSILRSKEFSAEGFVNSIEKIYQQILLDK from the coding sequence ATGAAAATTATACTTTTCACACATCCAGACTTTTTAAATCACCAAAGCATGCCAAGATTTGCCAAAATGATTAGTGGTGGTTTGAAGCAAAAGGGGCATGAAGTGAAAGAATGGAGTCCGAAAGCTTATTTTTTTAAACTAGCTTTAGGAAAGCCATTTTTAGAAAAGTGGTTGGGCTACTTGGATCAATATTTAGTTTTTCCAATTAGTATAAAAGTTAAGCTGTTAAGTTGCAGTAGTGACACTTTATTTGTTTTTGCAGATAATGCTTTAGGGATATGGGTACCATTAGTAAAGAAAAGATTCCATGTGGTGCACTGTCATGATTTTTTAGCACAACAATCTGCTTTTGGTATGTTGCCAGAAAATATAATTGGTTTAACTGGAAAATACTATCAAAAATTTATTCATTGGGGCTATGATAAAGCTAAGAATTTTATCAGTATTTCAATTAAAACTCAAAAGGATTTACATGTTTTATTAACTAAAGCACCAAAAATCTCTAAAGTTGTTTATAATGGATTAAATCAAAATTTTCAACCTATAAAAAATAAAATAATACTACGTGAATTACTAACAAATAAATATAAGATAGATTTATCAAAAGGTTACATACTACATGTAGGAGGTAATGCTTTTTATAAAAATAAATTAGGAGTACTTGAAATATATGATCAGTGGGCCAAAGATTTTACAGCAAATATTCCATTAATCTTGGTTGGAGAACCACCTTCTGTTGAGTTGATCAATTTTAAAGAAAAGTCAATAGTTTCAAAATCTATTTATTTTATGAAAAATATTAATGATTTTCATTTAAGGCAATTCTATCAAGGTGCTTCGGTTTTACTTTTTCCTTCCTCATATGAAGGTTTCGGTTGGCCAATAGTTGAAGCAATGGCCTCAGGTACCTTGGTGATTACTACTAATGAGTACCCAATGAAAGAAGTGGCGGCAGATGCAGGTTTTTATATTCCAAAAAAAATATTTAATTCACAAGCAGTGATAAAATGGAAAAGTGTTGCTGCTAAAGAATTAGAAAAGGTAATGCAGCTAACGCCAGAACAAATTATATTAGCAGAACAAAAGTCAATTTTAAGGTCAAAAGAATTTTCAGCTGAGGGTTTTGTCAATTCAATAGAAAAGATTTATCAACAAATCTTACTAGACAAATGA
- a CDS encoding glycosyltransferase, whose protein sequence is MKVIHFIDTIDKTAGGTTEYMRLLSNALKSEVDLIVVTGLSESPIEISSVKIQFFDCKVWRWFNLLNEFRTFLKKEKPNIVHINGIWSPQNWGFQKVAQELGIKVVLSPHGMLEPWILAHNSWKKKIGLYLYQNKAIRAAEHLHVTAQMEKESIRNLGYTNELTIIPNGIDLSEIKQKKESYGTKKIIFLSRIHPKKGIDLLLDAWRITNTEGWSLEIAGNGDINYIRILSESASDINNVHFVGAKYGEDKWDFLRSADIMILPTYSENFGIVVAEALAVGLPVITTKGTPWEDLNIYDCGWWIDLSLESLSCTLETAFLTKTLELRKLGSNGIKLIEDKYNIKQIGKDIKKLYKKILTD, encoded by the coding sequence ATGAAAGTAATACATTTTATTGATACTATCGATAAAACAGCTGGAGGAACAACTGAATATATGCGTTTATTGAGTAATGCACTAAAATCAGAAGTTGATTTAATAGTAGTAACAGGACTTTCAGAATCTCCTATAGAAATAAGTAGTGTTAAAATTCAATTTTTTGATTGTAAAGTTTGGCGTTGGTTTAATCTTTTAAATGAGTTTCGAACTTTCTTAAAAAAGGAAAAACCTAATATTGTTCATATTAACGGCATTTGGAGTCCTCAAAACTGGGGATTTCAAAAAGTAGCTCAAGAATTGGGTATTAAGGTAGTTTTGTCTCCACACGGAATGCTTGAACCTTGGATTTTAGCACATAATAGTTGGAAAAAAAAAATAGGTCTTTATTTATACCAAAACAAAGCTATTCGGGCTGCCGAACACTTACATGTTACCGCACAAATGGAAAAAGAAAGTATAAGGAATCTTGGGTATACAAATGAACTTACTATTATTCCTAATGGAATTGATTTAAGTGAAATTAAACAGAAAAAAGAGTCCTATGGAACTAAAAAAATAATTTTTTTATCCCGTATTCATCCCAAAAAAGGAATTGATTTATTGTTAGATGCTTGGCGTATAACTAATACTGAAGGATGGTCATTAGAAATAGCAGGAAATGGAGATATAAATTATATAAGAATTTTGTCTGAAAGTGCTAGTGATATTAACAATGTACATTTTGTGGGTGCAAAATATGGTGAAGATAAGTGGGATTTTTTACGATCAGCAGATATAATGATATTACCCACTTATAGTGAAAATTTTGGTATAGTGGTGGCAGAAGCTTTGGCAGTTGGTCTACCCGTGATTACCACCAAAGGAACACCTTGGGAAGATTTAAATATATATGATTGCGGTTGGTGGATTGATTTGTCATTAGAAAGTTTGTCTTGTACTTTAGAAACTGCTTTTTTGACGAAAACTCTTGAACTTAGGAAATTAGGAAGTAATGGTATAAAATTAATTGAAGATAAATATAATATTAAACAAATTGGAAAAGATATTAAAAAATTATACAAAAAGATTTTAACTGATTAA
- a CDS encoding WcaF family extracellular polysaccharide biosynthesis acetyltransferase, with protein sequence MTVALKTFKTNNFSKGKGKLVQLLWILCNAFFLKNSLFVFMKFKVILLRIFGAKIGHGTIIKPNVNIKFPWKLVIGNDVWIGEGVWIDNLDKVTIGDDVCISQGALLLTGNHDYKSSSFDYKNEPINIENGVWIGAKSVVCPGVICKNECILTVGSVATKDLESFGIYQGNPALLIRQRKY encoded by the coding sequence ATGACTGTAGCACTTAAAACGTTTAAAACTAATAATTTTTCCAAGGGGAAAGGGAAACTGGTTCAATTACTTTGGATTCTTTGTAATGCCTTTTTCTTGAAAAATTCTCTGTTCGTTTTTATGAAATTCAAAGTCATTTTATTACGGATTTTTGGCGCTAAAATCGGACATGGGACGATTATTAAGCCTAACGTAAATATTAAATTTCCATGGAAATTGGTTATTGGAAATGATGTTTGGATTGGCGAAGGAGTTTGGATTGATAATTTAGATAAAGTAACCATTGGTGATGATGTTTGTATTTCCCAAGGAGCTTTACTTTTAACTGGAAATCACGATTATAAATCTTCTTCCTTTGATTATAAAAATGAACCCATTAATATTGAAAATGGAGTTTGGATTGGAGCAAAATCTGTCGTTTGTCCAGGAGTAATTTGTAAAAATGAATGTATTTTAACCGTAGGATCAGTTGCTACAAAAGATTTAGAATCCTTCGGTATTTATCAAGGTAATCCTGCTTTACTTATAAGACAGAGAAAATATTAA
- a CDS encoding glycosyltransferase family 2 protein has product MKISIITVCYNRKSTIEKAIKSVLEQNYSDIEYIIIDGNSIDGTKEIIENYRDKVSHFISEPDKGMYDAINKGLQLATGDVIGLMHSDDEFYDKNVLDRIVSRFNSDSTIEGVYGDGVYVSNDQEERLIRDRVGGIFSIKKIKKGWLPLHPTVYLKKSIIDKNGLYNLDFKIASDTEFLLRYLYKYEIKMSYINSYIVKMRMGGMSTNLNYAIKVLFEDYKIYKFHGLAAFIAVFLKKSLALRQYLVH; this is encoded by the coding sequence ATGAAAATCAGTATTATAACAGTATGCTACAATCGAAAGTCTACGATAGAGAAAGCTATCAAAAGTGTATTGGAACAAAATTATAGTGATATTGAATATATTATTATTGATGGTAATTCAATAGATGGAACTAAGGAAATTATTGAAAACTATCGAGACAAAGTAAGTCACTTTATATCAGAACCAGACAAAGGAATGTATGATGCGATAAATAAAGGACTACAGTTGGCTACCGGTGATGTAATAGGTCTAATGCATTCGGATGATGAATTTTACGATAAAAATGTTCTTGATAGAATTGTCTCACGTTTTAATTCTGATTCAACTATTGAAGGAGTTTATGGCGATGGTGTTTATGTTTCAAATGATCAGGAGGAACGTTTAATTAGAGATAGGGTTGGTGGCATTTTCAGCATTAAAAAGATTAAAAAAGGTTGGTTACCATTGCATCCAACGGTTTATTTGAAGAAGTCTATTATAGATAAAAACGGACTATACAACCTTGATTTTAAAATAGCTTCCGATACAGAATTTTTATTGAGATATCTATATAAATATGAAATTAAGATGAGTTATATCAACTCTTATATTGTAAAAATGAGAATGGGAGGAATGAGCACTAATCTAAACTATGCTATTAAAGTTTTGTTTGAAGATTATAAAATATATAAATTTCATGGTTTAGCTGCGTTCATAGCTGTATTTCTCAAGAAAAGTCTTGCTTTGAGACAATATTTGGTTCATTAG